One Campylobacter sputorum subsp. sputorum DNA segment encodes these proteins:
- a CDS encoding CoA-binding protein — MDIKQILNSAKNIAIVGLSPDESKASNMIGKYLLEQKFNIFPIYPKFDTILNQKVYRDLDDINTKIDIVVMFRKGVYAKNLLQKCIQHNIKTLWLQLGITNYEASQIAKEKGINFIQDKCIMIEHKLIKGQ; from the coding sequence ATGGATATAAAACAAATTTTAAATAGTGCTAAAAATATAGCAATAGTAGGGCTTTCGCCAGATGAAAGCAAGGCAAGTAATATGATTGGCAAGTATTTATTAGAGCAAAAATTTAATATTTTTCCAATTTATCCTAAATTTGATACAATCTTAAATCAAAAAGTATATAGAGATTTAGATGATATAAATACCAAAATAGACATAGTTGTTATGTTTAGAAAAGGAGTGTATGCAAAAAATTTACTACAAAAGTGCATACAACACAACATAAAAACTCTTTGGCTTCAACTTGGAATAACAAACTATGAAGCATCACAAATAGCCAAAGAAAAAGGGATAAATTTTATACAAGATAAATGCATTATGATAGAACACAAACTAATAAAAGGGCAATAA
- the ilvA gene encoding threonine ammonia-lyase — MVSLNKIIQAKRTIDKFINKTPCAIAPKLSQIYEANIYLKKENLQRTGAYKIRGAYNKIANLTKDEMAKGVIAASAGNHAQGVAISAKSFNARAVIVMPEATPLLKVSGTKSLGAEVILKGDNFDEAYAYAQEYAKENGLVFIHPFDDEFVEAGQGTIALEMLEEVSDLDMLVLPVGGGGLASGVASCVKQINPKIKVIAVGAKGAPAMFDSFKSKKQINSKSVRTIADGIAVRDASSVTLKHILECVDEFVQVDDEEIANAILYLLEEQKIIVEGAGAAGVAALMSDKFKYKKGSNIGIILSGGNIDVQMLNIIIEKGLIKSYRKMYISVTLVDKPGALMGLTDILRQANANIIKIDYDRFSTELDYGDARISITLETKGKAHQELVATKLHEAGYEFTQKY; from the coding sequence ATGGTAAGTTTGAACAAAATAATACAAGCAAAAAGAACTATTGATAAATTTATAAATAAAACTCCGTGTGCAATAGCTCCAAAATTAAGCCAAATATACGAAGCAAATATATATTTAAAAAAAGAAAATCTTCAAAGAACAGGAGCTTATAAAATCAGAGGTGCTTACAATAAAATAGCAAATCTTACAAAAGATGAAATGGCAAAAGGCGTTATTGCTGCAAGTGCAGGAAATCACGCTCAAGGTGTGGCAATCAGTGCAAAAAGCTTTAACGCAAGAGCAGTTATTGTGATGCCAGAAGCAACCCCTCTTCTTAAAGTTAGCGGGACAAAATCTCTTGGTGCTGAAGTGATACTAAAAGGCGATAATTTCGATGAAGCATATGCTTATGCACAAGAATATGCAAAAGAAAATGGACTAGTTTTTATTCACCCGTTTGATGATGAATTTGTTGAAGCAGGACAAGGAACTATCGCTTTAGAAATGCTTGAAGAGGTTAGTGACCTAGATATGTTGGTTCTTCCTGTTGGTGGCGGTGGGCTTGCAAGCGGTGTTGCGAGTTGCGTTAAGCAAATAAATCCTAAAATAAAAGTTATAGCAGTTGGAGCAAAGGGTGCTCCCGCAATGTTTGATAGCTTTAAATCAAAAAAACAAATCAATTCAAAAAGCGTTAGAACTATTGCAGATGGCATAGCAGTTAGAGATGCAAGCAGTGTAACACTAAAACACATTTTAGAGTGTGTTGATGAGTTTGTTCAAGTTGATGATGAAGAGATTGCAAATGCGATACTTTATCTGCTTGAAGAGCAAAAAATCATAGTCGAAGGAGCTGGTGCAGCTGGAGTTGCGGCATTAATGAGCGATAAGTTTAAATACAAAAAAGGCAGTAACATCGGAATAATTTTAAGTGGTGGAAATATAGATGTTCAAATGCTAAATATAATCATAGAAAAAGGTCTTATAAAATCTTATAGAAAAATGTATATAAGCGTAACTCTTGTTGATAAACCTGGTGCTCTAATGGGACTTACAGATATTCTTAGACAAGCAAATGCAAATATAATCAAGATTGATTATGATAGATTTTCAACCGAACTTGATTATGGTGATGCTAGAATTTCAATCACGCTTGAAACAAAAGGTAAAGCTCACCAAGAACTTGTTGCAACCAAATTGCACGAAGCTGGATACGAATTTACACAAAAATATTAA
- a CDS encoding DUF4230 domain-containing protein has translation MEILTLIITFLLVLTLTFVYRQAKEIKTLSNVSKPDITSEITNFRSIGELNVFQIISKEIVTKKADAMNGKLWKPLFGWSLSQKQIAIIFGFEINFIYDLRSDEFNIENIQNGKYKITMPPCKYKYSITDMKIYDEKNSKFLPFLLPDSINGLLGVSFSEEDKNKLIDEAKNEVKSISLSMIKDLETKIHKSATDTLNAIANSFGAKNIEYVFQDNKAQSSKVSLDIQDTKEEKI, from the coding sequence ATGGAAATTTTAACACTTATCATAACTTTTTTACTTGTTTTAACACTAACTTTTGTATATAGACAAGCAAAAGAAATAAAAACATTAAGCAATGTTTCAAAACCAGACATTACATCTGAAATAACAAATTTTAGAAGCATAGGTGAGCTAAATGTTTTTCAAATTATTAGCAAAGAAATAGTTACAAAAAAAGCAGATGCTATGAATGGAAAACTCTGGAAACCTTTATTTGGCTGGTCGCTTTCTCAAAAGCAAATTGCAATCATATTTGGCTTTGAGATAAATTTTATTTATGATTTAAGAAGCGATGAATTTAACATAGAAAATATACAAAATGGCAAATACAAGATAACTATGCCACCTTGTAAGTATAAATACTCCATAACTGATATGAAAATTTATGATGAGAAAAACTCTAAATTTTTACCATTTTTGTTGCCTGATTCTATAAATGGTCTTTTGGGTGTTAGTTTTAGCGAAGAAGATAAAAATAAACTTATAGATGAGGCGAAAAATGAAGTAAAATCTATATCGCTATCAATGATAAAAGATCTTGAAACCAAAATTCACAAATCCGCAACAGATACACTAAATGCAATTGCAAATAGCTTTGGTGCTAAAAATATCGAGTATGTATTCCAAGACAACAAAGCACAAAGCTCAAAAGTTAGCTTAGATATACAAGATACAAAAGAAGAGAAAATTTAA
- the nfo gene encoding deoxyribonuclease IV codes for MKFIGAHVSIAGGVENAPINAMNIGANAFGMFVKNQRQWSAKPLDNKNISEFKNNLQKAEISPEHVLVHNSYLINLGSNDPLKRQKSIDSFLDEINRVNLLGLKLINFHPGSHLNEISADECLENISNSINYLLQNTQNVTLVIENTAGQGSNLGFDFSHLAYLVQNCIDKERIGICIDTCHLFSAGYDIRSKSEYKKTFDEFDKVIGKKFLKGMHINDSKTKLGSKKDRHESIGKGTIGLDGFSNLMQDDMSDNIPLILETIDDTIWDKEINLLRKLGDK; via the coding sequence GTGAAATTTATAGGAGCTCATGTAAGTATAGCAGGTGGGGTTGAAAATGCTCCAATAAACGCCATGAATATAGGTGCAAATGCTTTTGGAATGTTTGTTAAAAATCAACGACAATGGAGTGCAAAGCCATTAGATAATAAAAATATAAGTGAGTTTAAAAATAACTTGCAAAAAGCAGAAATATCGCCAGAGCATGTTTTGGTTCATAATAGCTATCTTATAAATTTAGGCTCAAATGATCCACTTAAAAGACAAAAAAGTATAGATTCTTTTTTAGATGAGATAAATAGAGTAAATTTACTTGGCTTAAAACTGATAAATTTTCATCCAGGATCGCACTTAAACGAGATAAGCGCAGATGAATGCCTTGAAAACATATCAAATTCTATAAATTATCTTTTGCAAAATACACAAAATGTTACTTTAGTCATAGAAAATACAGCAGGACAAGGTTCAAATTTAGGTTTTGATTTTTCTCATCTTGCTTATTTGGTGCAAAATTGCATAGACAAAGAGCGTATCGGTATTTGCATAGATACATGTCATCTTTTTTCTGCAGGTTATGACATAAGAAGTAAAAGTGAGTATAAAAAAACTTTTGATGAATTTGATAAAGTAATTGGCAAAAAATTTCTAAAAGGTATGCATATAAACGATTCCAAAACCAAACTTGGAAGTAAAAAAGATAGACATGAGAGCATAGGCAAAGGAACTATCGGACTTGATGGATTTTCAAATTTAATGCAAGATGATATGAGTGATAATATTCCACTTATTTTAGAAACTATTGATGATACTATTTGGGATAAAGAGATAAATTTACTTAGAAAATTAGGAGATAAATGA
- a CDS encoding OmpP1/FadL family transporter: protein MKKINLIILPVCITGVLNAAGYKIPEQSADSVALAGSNYAKSFGADAVYYNPANMMFMPDIWHSFEAGLSYFHLGKTSFKNKSSVPGTYSTKSQNYSTVAPQLYFMSPEYIPNVRFGLSTTVPAGVQMRWDDPYPAATSKKFDLKILEVNPSIAYRLSDQISLGLGLRALYSDGTVENGTTHFSRKLQGDSIDYGYNLGITYKPIEDLSLSATYRSKVDLTVKGDGDFKFGNASMNTPAKITLPLPANLVLAIAYNYNAFTYMFAYERTYWSDFKELDFNYDKKMPNAMAKKIFDDPSQRNWDDSSTYRFGVAFDATTKLRLMAGFAIDENPAHSDKMNFELPNSKSYIYSTGLNYKFSPKFEVALAYLYMQRTDQEVNSYTGNYIGTAQGTINNADAQIANLTFRYNF from the coding sequence ATGAAAAAAATAAACTTAATTATTTTACCAGTTTGTATAACCGGCGTATTAAACGCAGCTGGATACAAAATTCCAGAGCAAAGTGCCGATTCTGTCGCACTTGCTGGATCAAACTACGCTAAAAGCTTCGGTGCTGACGCAGTTTATTATAACCCAGCAAATATGATGTTTATGCCAGATATTTGGCATAGTTTTGAAGCCGGTTTGTCGTATTTTCACTTAGGAAAAACAAGTTTTAAGAACAAATCAAGCGTGCCAGGAACATATAGCACAAAATCACAAAACTATAGCACAGTTGCTCCACAACTATATTTTATGTCGCCAGAATATATTCCAAATGTTAGATTTGGTCTTTCAACTACAGTTCCGGCTGGAGTTCAAATGAGATGGGATGATCCCTATCCAGCAGCAACTAGTAAAAAATTTGATCTTAAAATTCTTGAAGTAAATCCAAGCATTGCATATAGACTAAGCGATCAAATATCGCTTGGTTTAGGATTAAGAGCTTTATATTCAGATGGAACAGTAGAAAATGGCACTACGCATTTTAGTAGAAAATTGCAAGGCGATAGTATAGACTATGGATACAACTTAGGCATAACATATAAACCTATAGAAGATCTCAGTTTATCCGCAACATATAGATCAAAAGTTGATTTAACCGTAAAAGGGGATGGTGATTTTAAATTTGGCAATGCAAGTATGAACACACCAGCAAAAATCACTCTTCCGCTTCCAGCAAATCTAGTTTTAGCCATAGCTTATAACTATAACGCATTTACTTATATGTTTGCTTATGAGAGAACTTATTGGTCTGATTTTAAAGAGCTTGATTTTAATTACGACAAAAAGATGCCAAATGCTATGGCAAAAAAAATATTTGATGATCCGTCTCAAAGAAACTGGGATGATTCAAGCACTTATAGATTTGGTGTAGCATTTGATGCAACCACCAAACTAAGACTAATGGCTGGTTTTGCCATAGATGAAAATCCAGCCCATAGTGATAAAATGAATTTTGAGCTTCCAAATTCAAAATCTTATATATATTCAACAGGATTAAACTATAAATTTAGTCCAAAATTCGAAGTTGCTCTTGCTTACTTATATATGCAAAGAACCGATCAAGAAGTAAATTCATATACAGGAAATTATATAGGTACAGCACAAGGAACGATAAATAACGCAGATGCACAGATAGCAAATTTAACTTTTAGGTATAATTTTTAA
- a CDS encoding ATP-binding protein, whose translation MKYLQEFLTSTTKECELTKLIKCSHDESLILKHMTKAYISGNAQNSVYDILVEIYGDKNYEHLSHIKDIKSLLDLGWIIQGFNIFKTDNISKQMGLLSILHTEISLSQSFLKLLEDGSITHDIPDLTAYEDHLEYLKDQFLCIDLYYKLSLISQGGDAKNRIINHIKNLETRIAERIKISKITLNVEQIFKENMLSHKEKIIFLAILKEEYSGEYEILRDMNTLLSLVSENEFEKIKNRSLLEESSKLIQNSLIDYDEILNLSGNISRSFFINEDTLQEIMRPQNKQQNKKIKLESIVKDQDIFELIDPKTDINDVVLNDKTKELLEHIMRQMDKKVISRLNSWGIKKRKNVDVKVIFYGPAGTGKTMSAISLAKSLKKQVLHFDCSKILSKYVGESEQNVRKIFDTYKEICKKSNSEPVLLLNEADQFLSTRIEGSGSGAEKMHNQMQNIFLEQIERFEGVLIATTNFMQSLDSAFSRRFDYKIEFKKPNYEERLSIWRKILPENASFEINFDIKELAKYELSGAQIVLVLKNTALKVATKEDAIFCMEDFISTIKREQISAFGDEKKVGLL comes from the coding sequence ATGAAATATTTACAAGAATTTTTAACTTCTACAACAAAAGAGTGTGAATTAACAAAGCTTATAAAATGCTCACATGATGAGTCTTTAATCCTAAAACATATGACAAAAGCTTATATAAGCGGAAATGCACAAAATAGCGTGTATGACATTTTGGTTGAAATTTATGGAGATAAAAATTATGAACATTTATCGCATATAAAAGATATAAAGTCTTTGCTTGATTTAGGCTGGATAATACAAGGTTTTAACATATTTAAAACAGATAATATTTCAAAACAAATGGGACTTTTGTCGATTCTTCATACAGAAATTTCTCTTTCGCAGTCATTTCTAAAACTGCTAGAAGATGGTAGCATTACTCATGATATACCAGATTTAACAGCTTACGAGGATCATTTAGAATACTTAAAAGATCAGTTTTTATGTATAGATTTGTATTATAAACTCTCACTCATATCTCAAGGAGGAGATGCTAAAAACAGAATAATAAATCATATAAAAAATTTAGAAACCCGCATAGCAGAGCGTATAAAAATAAGCAAAATAACTCTAAATGTAGAGCAAATTTTTAAGGAAAATATGCTCTCTCATAAAGAAAAAATAATTTTTTTGGCAATTTTAAAAGAAGAATACTCTGGCGAATATGAAATTTTAAGAGATATGAATACTTTGCTTTCTTTGGTAAGTGAAAATGAATTTGAAAAGATAAAAAACCGCTCACTTTTAGAAGAAAGCTCAAAGCTTATACAAAATTCTCTTATAGACTATGATGAAATTTTAAATTTATCAGGAAATATAAGTAGAAGTTTTTTTATAAACGAAGACACTCTTCAAGAGATTATGAGACCACAAAACAAACAGCAAAATAAAAAAATAAAACTAGAAAGTATTGTAAAAGATCAAGATATTTTCGAGCTAATAGATCCAAAAACAGATATAAATGATGTAGTTTTAAATGATAAAACAAAAGAGCTTTTAGAACATATTATGCGTCAAATGGATAAAAAAGTTATATCAAGACTAAATTCTTGGGGGATAAAAAAAAGAAAAAATGTAGATGTAAAAGTTATATTTTATGGTCCTGCTGGAACTGGAAAAACAATGTCAGCTATATCTTTAGCAAAAAGCTTGAAAAAACAGGTTTTACACTTTGATTGCTCAAAAATATTATCAAAATATGTCGGAGAAAGCGAACAAAATGTTAGGAAAATATTTGACACATATAAAGAAATATGCAAAAAATCAAATAGCGAACCAGTTTTACTACTAAACGAAGCAGATCAATTTTTATCTACAAGAATAGAAGGTAGTGGAAGCGGTGCTGAAAAAATGCACAATCAGATGCAAAATATATTTTTAGAGCAAATTGAGAGATTTGAAGGTGTTTTAATAGCAACAACAAACTTTATGCAAAGCCTAGATAGTGCATTTTCAAGAAGATTTGATTATAAAATAGAGTTTAAAAAACCAAATTATGAAGAAAGACTTAGCATTTGGAGAAAAATTTTACCAGAAAATGCAAGTTTTGAAATAAACTTTGATATAAAAGAGCTTGCAAAATATGAATTAAGCGGTGCTCAAATAGTATTAGTTCTTAAAAATACGGCTCTAAAAGTCGCAACAAAAGAAGATGCGATATTTTGTATGGAAGATTTTATCAGCACGATAAAAAGAGAGCAAATTTCAGCATTTGGAGATGAAAAGAAAGTTGGTCTATTGTAA
- the nikA gene encoding nickel ABC transporter substrate-binding protein, producing the protein MRYITIFIICINFLVAQTLNFATSKNVGPLNPHLYSPNEMFAQNMVYESLVRYAEDGSIQPWLAKSWDISKDGKTYTFYLRQDIVFSNGEKFDANAVKANFDAINQNKDRHKWLELSNILLECDKIDDYTIQLKLKNAYSLTLNELSLIRPYRFIAPSAMINGSTKDGIKAPIGTGPWKLVSSKLGVNDVFERNDRYYGKKPSYEKIIAKVIPDPNTKFIALKTGDIDLIYGKGQISLDSFALMQKDKKFNTMISKPLITTAIAINSNKFPTNDINIRKAINMAVDKDAIMKQVFFNIQQKADFLFSPTNKLTHIDAKPYEFNTKKANELLEKSGWKLKDDGIRYKDGKALKLELSYIGSDASQKSIGEVLQSELKNIGILLDLKADEKTIFFKKQRTGEFSLIFNATWGAPYDPQSFLASMRAPSHADYQAQLGLKNKQQIDDQISLMLKTIDEKESEKLVKEILTTLHEQAVYIPITYEVNTVVSNKKIDGIEISILKDNIQFDKIFFAK; encoded by the coding sequence ATGAGATATATAACTATTTTTATCATATGTATAAATTTCTTAGTTGCTCAAACGCTGAATTTTGCGACATCTAAAAATGTCGGTCCTTTAAATCCGCATCTTTATAGTCCAAACGAAATGTTTGCACAAAATATGGTTTATGAGTCATTAGTAAGATATGCAGAAGATGGAAGTATTCAGCCTTGGTTAGCTAAATCTTGGGATATAAGCAAGGATGGCAAAACTTACACTTTTTACTTAAGACAAGATATTGTTTTTTCAAATGGCGAAAAATTTGACGCAAATGCCGTAAAAGCAAATTTTGATGCAATAAATCAAAATAAAGATAGGCACAAATGGCTAGAACTCTCAAACATACTCCTTGAGTGCGATAAAATAGATGATTATACAATACAATTAAAACTAAAAAATGCTTACTCTTTGACTTTAAATGAACTTTCACTAATAAGACCTTATCGTTTTATAGCTCCAAGTGCAATGATAAACGGCTCTACAAAAGATGGTATAAAAGCTCCTATTGGAACTGGTCCTTGGAAACTAGTTAGTAGCAAACTTGGAGTTAATGATGTATTTGAAAGAAATGATAGATATTATGGTAAAAAACCATCTTATGAAAAAATTATTGCCAAAGTTATACCAGATCCAAATACAAAATTTATAGCTTTAAAAACCGGAGATATAGATCTTATCTATGGCAAAGGTCAAATTTCACTCGATAGTTTTGCTTTAATGCAAAAAGACAAAAAATTTAACACAATGATATCAAAACCGCTTATAACAACAGCCATAGCTATAAATTCTAATAAATTTCCAACCAACGACATAAATATAAGAAAAGCTATAAATATGGCAGTAGACAAAGACGCTATCATGAAGCAAGTGTTTTTTAACATACAACAAAAAGCGGATTTTCTTTTTTCGCCTACAAACAAACTTACTCATATAGATGCCAAACCTTATGAATTTAATACAAAAAAAGCAAATGAACTTCTTGAAAAAAGCGGTTGGAAGCTAAAAGATGACGGCATAAGATATAAAGATGGCAAAGCGTTAAAACTAGAACTATCATATATAGGAAGCGATGCTTCTCAAAAATCTATAGGAGAAGTTTTACAATCTGAACTTAAAAATATAGGAATATTACTTGATTTAAAAGCAGATGAAAAAACGATTTTCTTTAAAAAACAAAGGACTGGCGAATTTAGTCTTATATTTAATGCAACTTGGGGAGCACCTTATGATCCACAAAGTTTTTTAGCCTCTATGAGAGCACCTTCTCATGCTGATTATCAAGCACAACTTGGTCTTAAAAACAAACAACAAATAGATGATCAAATTTCACTTATGTTAAAAACAATAGATGAAAAAGAAAGTGAAAAGTTAGTAAAAGAAATTTTAACCACACTTCACGAACAAGCCGTTTATATCCCAATAACATATGAAGTAAATACGGTAGTATCTAATAAAAAAATTGATGGTATTGAAATTTCTATTTTAAAAGACAATATTCAATTTGATAAGATATTTTTCGCAAAATGA
- a CDS encoding ABC transporter permease subunit, with product MIKFITKRILYLFPLLFVVSIFIFALLRLNGTDAVLSYLVASGITPTDDAIASAKAALGLDKPILTQYFIWIKQAIMLDFGSSFLTKRDVAADMLYYLPSTLKLAAFALFLTLVISIPLGIISAIYKDSYFDYFTRIISYLGVCTPNFWLGLMLIVIFSVKLDLLPPFGIGSFSHMIMPAIAISFMSIAINIRLIRANMLENKNKRYIIYAKSRGLKNYQIYINYIFKISLLPIVTTLGMHIGELIGGALIIENIFAYPGIGRYAVNAISNNDYPVIQCFIIMMSFIFIILNLIIDILYAFIDPRVKKGMV from the coding sequence ATGATTAAATTTATTACAAAAAGAATACTTTATCTATTTCCTTTGCTATTTGTAGTAAGTATATTTATATTTGCTCTACTTAGATTAAATGGCACAGACGCTGTTTTAAGCTACCTTGTAGCATCTGGTATAACACCAACTGATGATGCTATAGCTAGTGCCAAAGCAGCTCTTGGGCTAGATAAACCTATACTTACTCAATATTTCATATGGATAAAACAGGCAATAATGCTGGATTTTGGCTCATCATTTTTAACAAAAAGAGATGTTGCAGCCGATATGCTTTATTATCTCCCATCAACACTAAAATTAGCCGCCTTTGCACTTTTTTTAACACTTGTTATATCAATTCCACTTGGAATTATAAGCGCCATTTACAAAGATAGTTATTTTGATTATTTTACTAGAATCATATCTTATCTTGGGGTGTGTACGCCAAATTTTTGGCTAGGACTTATGCTTATAGTTATTTTTTCAGTAAAATTAGATTTGCTTCCGCCATTTGGCATAGGTTCTTTTTCGCATATGATTATGCCAGCAATTGCAATATCTTTTATGTCAATTGCAATAAATATAAGATTAATTCGAGCAAATATGCTAGAAAATAAAAACAAAAGATATATCATATATGCCAAATCAAGAGGTTTAAAAAACTATCAAATTTATATAAATTATATCTTTAAAATTTCTTTACTTCCCATAGTAACAACACTTGGAATGCACATAGGAGAGCTTATAGGAGGGGCTCTTATTATAGAAAATATCTTTGCTTATCCAGGTATTGGGAGATATGCTGTAAATGCGATATCAAATAACGACTATCCAGTTATTCAATGTTTTATAATTATGATGAGTTTTATTTTTATTATTTTAAATTTGATAATTGATATACTCTATGCTTTTATAGATCCTAGGGTTAAAAAAGGTATGGTTTAA
- the nikC gene encoding nickel ABC transporter permease subunit NikC produces the protein MKIIHYITIFLAIFIIFIMFFGLYLAPHDPNLVDLSLKFAPISKDHLLGCDHLGRDQFSRLIAGSSLSLKSAFITLFFILALGIIIGGLSGFVGGKIDNLLMRICDMFLSFPTVVLALFLVGILGTGLTNVIIAIALTHWAWYARIIRSLVLSLKSKEYVLISKISGASITQNFSKNMIKPIISQCFVLATLDIGHIMLHISGLSFLGLGVKAPTPEWGIMISDAKEYIFSHSELILYPGLALFITVFVFNMLGDMLRDRLDVSVEIHEKP, from the coding sequence ATGAAAATAATCCACTATATAACTATATTTTTAGCAATTTTCATAATTTTTATAATGTTTTTTGGTTTATATCTCGCACCACATGATCCAAATTTAGTAGATTTATCTCTTAAATTTGCACCTATTTCAAAAGATCATTTACTAGGTTGCGATCATCTTGGAAGAGATCAATTTTCAAGACTGATAGCCGGTAGTTCTTTATCATTAAAATCAGCTTTTATAACACTATTTTTCATACTGGCATTAGGTATAATAATAGGCGGATTAAGCGGTTTTGTAGGCGGAAAAATAGATAATTTATTGATGAGAATTTGTGATATGTTTTTAAGTTTTCCAACAGTTGTTTTAGCTCTATTTTTAGTTGGAATTTTAGGAACCGGTCTTACTAATGTCATTATTGCCATAGCTCTAACACACTGGGCTTGGTATGCAAGAATAATAAGAAGTTTAGTTTTATCACTAAAATCAAAAGAGTATGTTTTGATAAGCAAAATAAGCGGAGCAAGTATAACTCAAAATTTTAGTAAAAATATGATAAAACCAATTATCTCTCAATGCTTTGTGCTCGCAACTCTTGATATAGGTCATATAATGCTTCACATATCAGGACTTAGTTTTTTAGGTCTTGGGGTAAAAGCTCCAACTCCCGAATGGGGAATCATGATAAGTGATGCAAAAGAGTATATTTTTTCTCATAGTGAGCTTATATTATATCCAGGACTTGCACTATTTATAACCGTTTTTGTATTTAATATGCTTGGAGATATGTTGCGCGATAGACTAGATGTTTCGGTGGAAATTCATGAAAAGCCTTAA
- a CDS encoding ABC transporter ATP-binding protein codes for MKSLKISNLNIKNNDKNIVSNLNLSINSGEIVALVGKSGSGKTLSSSALLGFLPKNLNMSGDFYINNTNLKELKTHRYISYIMQNPASAFHPTKTIMGHAKETQKANNKKFNKDEIYQALQTVKLQKDIANLYPFEMSGGMLQRAMIALALLQDTPFLVADECTTDLDLIVQSTILEILSDLARQKNIGILLITHDFGVVAKIANKVFVIDEGKIVEENSVKEIFENPRHDITKELMNAHLNLYKETI; via the coding sequence ATGAAAAGCCTTAAAATTTCAAACTTAAATATAAAAAATAATGATAAAAATATCGTTTCAAATTTAAACCTATCTATAAATAGTGGAGAAATAGTAGCTCTTGTTGGCAAAAGCGGAAGTGGAAAAACACTTAGTTCAAGTGCTCTTCTTGGTTTTTTACCAAAAAATCTAAATATGAGCGGAGATTTTTATATAAATAACACAAATTTAAAAGAGTTGAAAACACATAGATACATAAGCTACATAATGCAAAATCCAGCTTCAGCGTTTCATCCAACAAAAACAATAATGGGACATGCAAAAGAAACACAAAAAGCAAATAATAAAAAATTCAATAAAGATGAAATTTATCAAGCCCTACAAACAGTTAAACTACAAAAAGATATAGCAAATTTATACCCTTTTGAGATGAGCGGCGGAATGCTCCAAAGAGCTATGATAGCCCTTGCTTTGCTTCAAGATACACCATTTTTAGTAGCAGATGAGTGCACAACGGATCTTGATTTAATAGTCCAAAGCACGATTTTAGAAATTTTATCAGACCTTGCAAGACAAAAAAATATAGGAATTTTGTTAATAACACATGATTTTGGAGTAGTAGCTAAAATAGCTAATAAAGTTTTTGTTATAGATGAAGGTAAGATAGTAGAAGAAAACAGCGTAAAAGAAATTTTTGAAAATCCAAGGCATGACATAACAAAAGAGTTAATGAATGCGCATTTAAATTTATATAAAGAGACAATATGA